Proteins encoded together in one Lathyrus oleraceus cultivar Zhongwan6 chromosome 5, CAAS_Psat_ZW6_1.0, whole genome shotgun sequence window:
- the LOC127079441 gene encoding uncharacterized protein LOC127079441, producing the protein MSQHQDTFASKITRSTPNVSAPPMGIPDDEILDIAPLSVIPGAKIDLNQPIFIDASTSACSNQGNPSSIPSGSTPATNSKEGTHYTDRVIRDLVTRILNEGHPVKGVSTPLSKMYPSPEVKQHSGKDDDSSSFDKDLAAEGLRSLGQTMSEKGKFMASHSNASHSEKHDDANVVIDLEDGNSDDQEEILIHHMKPSVAKRMKTRKGKSVAELMSDRKAKKTAGIGPSKPWSKVEVKKRKVKDDSEPEEDVEEDVPDILPAKKTNVRKSPVKVPTVHLDNISFHLEDGAAKWKFVIQRRVTMERELGKNVADAKEVMDLIKFVGLLKTVVGFSPCYEGLVKEFIVNIPEDISNKNNKEFCKVFVKGKCITFSHTVINNFLGRKIEGAGELEVTDNQVCREITARQVKVWPVKKHLLARKLTVKYAILHKIGAASWVPTNHISNIANTLGRFIFAVGTKVKFNYGRFMFEQIIKHATTNAVKLSIAFSSMICGIILNQHPGILCSNDLPSRRKPALSVHYKLFEGSHVEDIVMTSTMKRPVSKVGTIAELKETCKELGEGIRVARARKQSLEALITRLEHAKGENIDHANVNHEEEAEAHTSSERSANNDDASGNSGSGADEEATNSSSIE; encoded by the coding sequence atgtcacaacatcaagaTACCTTTGCTTCAAAAATTACTAGGTCTACTCCAAACGTTAGTGCTCCTCCCATGGGCATCCCTGATGATGAGATTCTGGATATTGCTCCTCTCTCTGTTATTCCTGGCGCGAAGATTGATTTAAACCAACCCATCTTCATTGATGCCTCCACTTCTGCATGTTCTAATCAAGGTAATCCCTCTAGTATTCCTTCTGGTTCAACTCCTGCCACTAACTCTAAGGAAGGAACACACTATACTGATCGTGTTATAAGAGacctagtcactaggattctTAATGAAGGCCACCCTGTGAAGGGAGTTTCTACTCCCCTTtctaaaatgtacccctctcctgaggttaAACAACATAGTGGTAAGGATGACGATTCTTCCAGTTTTGACAAGGACTTGGCTGCTGAAGGGTTGCGCTCTCTAGGGCAGACCATGTCTGAAAAAGGGAAATTTATGGCTTCTCACAGTAATGCTTCCCACTCTGAGAAGCATGATGATGCAAATGTTGTGATTGATCTAGAGGATGGTAACTCTGATGATCAAGAGGAAATCTTGATTCATCACATGAAGCCAAGTGTGGCTAAACGCATGAAGACTCGCAAAGGAAAATCTGTGGCTGAACTTATGTCAGATAGAAAAGCCAAGAAGACTGCTGGTATTGGTCCCTCCAAACCATGGAGCAAGGTTGAAGTAAAGAAGAGGAAGGTCAAAGATGATTCTGAGCCTGAAgaggatgttgaggaagatgtccctgacatcttGCCTGCAAAGAAAACTAATGTTAGGAAGTCTCCTGTTAAAGTCCCTACTGTTCATTTGGATAACATCTCCTTCCATCTTGAGGATGGAGCTGCTaagtggaaatttgtgattcaGAGAAGGGTAACTATGGAAAGGGAGTTGGGAAAAAATGTTGCTGATGCcaaggaggtcatggacctaatAAAATTTGTTGGGCTGTTGAAAACTGTTGTTGGGTTCTCTCCATGCTATGAAGGTTTAGTTAAGGAATTTATTGTTAACATTCCCGAGGATATTTCTAATAAGAACAACAAGGAGTTCTGTAAGGTGTTTGTGAAGGGTAAGTGTATAACATTCTCTCATACTGTTATTAATAATTTTCTAGGCAGAAAAATTGAGGGTGCAGGAGAATTAGAAGTTACAGACAATCAAGTCTGTAGGGAGATTACAGCTAGGCAGGTGAAAGTTTGGCCTGTTAAAAAGCATCTTCTTGCTAGGAAGTTGACTGTCAAGTATGCTATCCTGCATAAAATAGGAGCTGCTAGCTGGGTCCCTACCAACCACATCTCCAACATTGCTAATACTCTTGGGAGGTTTATTTTTGCTGTTGGAACAAAAGTAAAATTTaactatggtagatttatgtttgaacaaatcaTCAAGCATGCAACTACTAATGCAGTTAAGCTGTCAATTGCCTTTTCCTCTATGATATGTGGAATTATCTTGAATCAACACCCTGGTATTCTGTGCTCTAATGACTtacctagtagaagaaaacctgctTTGTCTGTGCATTATAAACTGTTTGAAGGAAGTCATGTCGaggatattgtcatgacatctacCATGAAAAGGCCAGTCTCAAAAGTTGGAACAATTGCTGAGCTTAAGGAGACGTGCAAAGAGCTAGgtgaagggataagggtagcCAGAGCTAGAAAACAATCATTGGAAGCCTTGATTACAAGATTGGAACATGCTAAGGGTGAAAATATTGATCATGCTAATGTCAACCATGAAGAAGAAgctgaagcccacacctctagtgagaggtctgcaaaCAATGATGATGCCAGTGGCAATTCTGGTTCTGGTGCTGATGAAGAAGCTACAAACTCAAGCTCTATTGAGTAG